One segment of Agrococcus sp. ProA11 DNA contains the following:
- a CDS encoding ComEC/Rec2 family competence protein encodes MRDVRLALPVGIAWAALAALSAHAALLANAAVVAASAALACLLTAHLLARRLPAIAVDAVRTVAVGAALACPLLAAADAMVASGFDECGELSLLLLGQATPTEVLVTGCDGAAPIALVDMRSAMLLRAPDAPLTIGATATGACSAWLDGSRWLLTCSELMVAEPVAWLAWAGPLRDGLLAASAQLPGAGGELLPGLAIGDERRVSAQLRAAMLETGLSHLTAVSGANCVIVVGAAFQSAAALGARRAVRVAIAVGALAAFVVLVTPEPSVVRAGAMAAIGLLGIVTGRRAGAVAVLSLAVLLVLVLQPHLATSAGFALSALATCGLIMHGPPIARALGRWLPLPIAALIAVPFAAQLWCLPVLVALDARVSLVSVLANLLAGPAAPLVTVVGLAACLAAPLAPAVAVGLAWVAWIPAAWIAGVAMVAQQLPGAQTPWPAAPWGAVAASAMLVIVTIGHARGRLVRGIAVALIVGLVVGAGAAWPSIRLGSLADWRIAQCDVGQGSATLVRHGGAVVLVDTGRDPALVRRCLTTLGVQRIDLLVLTHFDADHVGGASALAGRTAMVVHGPLDDRAGPVVDELAAAGAAVQEARRGDAWQLGGLRIDALWPIGDAAPGNDASVAVTVDLPGAGVELLVLGDLGAEAQSRLLRAGVPSAAVVVVAHHGSADQLPALYRRVGASVGLVGVGANDYGHPTDAALRLVRDAGTAALRTDELGTIALALDEQGVRVWSERVGGAP; translated from the coding sequence ATGCGCGACGTACGGCTCGCGCTCCCCGTTGGCATCGCGTGGGCGGCGCTCGCGGCGCTGAGCGCGCATGCGGCGCTGCTGGCGAACGCTGCGGTCGTCGCGGCATCCGCCGCTCTCGCGTGCCTGCTGACGGCGCACCTGCTCGCTCGCCGGCTGCCGGCGATCGCCGTCGACGCGGTCCGCACCGTCGCGGTGGGTGCCGCGCTGGCGTGTCCGCTGCTGGCGGCGGCCGACGCGATGGTCGCGAGCGGCTTCGACGAGTGCGGGGAGCTGTCGCTGCTGCTGCTCGGGCAGGCGACGCCGACCGAGGTGCTCGTCACCGGCTGCGACGGCGCAGCACCGATCGCGCTCGTCGACATGCGCAGCGCCATGCTGCTGCGAGCGCCGGATGCGCCGCTCACGATCGGTGCGACCGCCACCGGCGCGTGCAGTGCATGGCTCGACGGCTCGCGCTGGCTGCTGACCTGCAGCGAGCTGATGGTCGCCGAACCCGTAGCCTGGCTGGCCTGGGCCGGACCGCTGCGCGACGGGCTGCTCGCCGCCTCAGCGCAGCTGCCGGGCGCCGGGGGAGAGCTGCTGCCCGGTCTCGCGATCGGCGATGAGCGGCGAGTGAGTGCGCAGCTGCGCGCCGCGATGCTCGAGACCGGCCTCTCGCACCTCACGGCGGTCTCGGGCGCGAACTGTGTCATCGTCGTCGGCGCCGCGTTCCAGTCGGCGGCAGCGCTCGGGGCGCGGCGAGCGGTGCGTGTGGCGATCGCGGTCGGTGCGCTCGCGGCGTTCGTCGTGCTCGTCACGCCGGAGCCCTCTGTCGTGCGCGCCGGGGCGATGGCGGCGATCGGGCTGCTCGGCATCGTCACCGGGCGTCGCGCGGGTGCCGTAGCGGTGCTGTCGCTTGCGGTGCTGCTCGTGCTCGTGCTGCAGCCGCACCTGGCGACGAGCGCGGGCTTCGCGCTCTCGGCGCTCGCCACCTGCGGCCTCATCATGCACGGGCCGCCCATCGCGCGAGCACTCGGGCGCTGGCTGCCGCTGCCGATCGCGGCGCTCATCGCGGTGCCATTCGCCGCCCAGCTGTGGTGCCTGCCCGTGCTCGTCGCGCTCGATGCCCGCGTGAGCCTCGTCTCGGTGCTCGCGAACCTCTTGGCCGGGCCCGCTGCGCCGCTGGTCACGGTCGTCGGCCTGGCCGCCTGCCTCGCCGCGCCGCTCGCCCCGGCGGTGGCCGTGGGCCTGGCCTGGGTCGCGTGGATCCCGGCCGCGTGGATCGCCGGCGTCGCGATGGTGGCGCAGCAGCTGCCAGGCGCTCAGACGCCCTGGCCCGCAGCGCCGTGGGGTGCGGTGGCAGCGTCCGCCATGCTCGTCATCGTCACGATCGGCCATGCCAGGGGTCGTCTCGTGCGAGGCATCGCAGTCGCACTGATCGTGGGACTCGTCGTTGGTGCGGGGGCCGCGTGGCCGAGCATCCGCCTGGGCTCGCTCGCCGACTGGCGCATCGCCCAGTGCGACGTGGGGCAGGGCAGTGCCACGCTCGTGCGGCATGGCGGCGCCGTCGTGCTGGTGGACACGGGCAGGGATCCCGCCCTCGTGCGCCGCTGCCTCACCACGCTCGGGGTGCAGCGCATCGATCTGCTGGTGCTGACGCACTTCGACGCCGATCACGTCGGCGGCGCATCAGCGCTGGCCGGACGCACCGCCATGGTCGTGCACGGACCGCTGGATGATCGCGCGGGGCCCGTCGTCGATGAGCTCGCCGCCGCAGGCGCCGCCGTGCAGGAGGCTCGTCGCGGCGACGCGTGGCAGCTCGGCGGGCTGCGCATCGATGCGCTCTGGCCCATCGGCGATGCGGCGCCCGGCAACGACGCGAGCGTCGCGGTGACCGTCGACCTGCCGGGTGCGGGCGTCGAGCTGCTGGTGCTCGGCGACCTGGGCGCCGAGGCGCAGTCGCGCCTGCTCCGCGCCGGCGTGCCCTCGGCCGCGGTCGTGGTGGTCGCTCACCACGGCTCCGCCGACCAGCTGCCGGCGCTGTATCGCCGGGTGGGAGCATCCGTCGGTCTCGTCGGCGTCGGCGCCAACGACTACGGCCATCCGACGGATGCCGCCCTGCGCCTCGTGCGCGATGCCGGCACTGCGGCCCTGCGCACCGACGAGCTCGGCACGATCGCGCTGGCGCTCGACGAACAGGGCGTGCGCGTGTGGTCTGAGCGTGTCGGCGGCGCGCCGTAG
- the holA gene encoding DNA polymerase III subunit delta, with protein sequence MAASIPKIGWEQVSPAPVVLVFGKESFLADRALQRLKSLLLLEDPELEVSDLDAGAYTDGALELIASPSLFDEPRLVRVENGVKATDAFIADALRYLEQPVDGTTLVIRHDGSTVRGKKLLDAIRKTSGAIEVLCQPLGRGDLVPFARNELRLLEREATPGAIAALVDAFHSDIAELANAIRQVALDTEGPVTEQVVRTYYAGRVETTAFAVVDEVVARDTAKALVTLRQAIATGADPVPIVAAFAMRFRQLAKVSGISGGGGQAARQLGMQDWQLNNARRDLRAFTDATLCDAIEAIAHADHAVKGAERDPQYAVERLVRQIADRSVA encoded by the coding sequence ATGGCAGCGAGCATCCCCAAGATCGGCTGGGAGCAGGTGTCGCCGGCACCCGTGGTGCTGGTGTTCGGCAAGGAGTCGTTCCTGGCGGACCGCGCGCTGCAGCGGCTGAAGTCGCTGCTGCTGCTGGAGGACCCGGAGCTCGAGGTCTCGGATCTCGATGCGGGCGCCTACACCGACGGTGCGCTCGAGCTGATCGCGAGTCCCTCGCTGTTCGACGAGCCGCGCCTCGTGCGGGTCGAGAACGGCGTCAAGGCGACGGATGCGTTCATCGCCGACGCGCTGCGCTACCTCGAGCAGCCGGTCGACGGCACCACGCTCGTGATCCGCCACGACGGATCGACGGTGCGCGGCAAGAAGCTGCTGGATGCGATCCGCAAGACATCCGGCGCGATCGAGGTGCTGTGCCAGCCGCTTGGCCGCGGCGATCTCGTGCCCTTCGCGCGCAACGAGCTGCGGCTGCTCGAGCGCGAGGCGACGCCCGGCGCCATCGCGGCGCTCGTCGACGCCTTCCACTCCGACATCGCCGAGCTCGCGAACGCCATCCGGCAGGTCGCGCTCGACACCGAGGGCCCCGTCACCGAGCAGGTCGTGCGCACCTACTACGCGGGCAGGGTCGAGACGACTGCGTTCGCCGTCGTCGACGAGGTCGTCGCGCGCGACACCGCGAAGGCGCTCGTCACGCTGCGCCAGGCGATCGCGACCGGTGCCGATCCGGTGCCGATCGTGGCGGCCTTCGCCATGCGATTCCGGCAGCTCGCGAAGGTCTCGGGCATCTCCGGAGGCGGCGGGCAGGCCGCCCGGCAGCTCGGCATGCAGGACTGGCAGCTCAACAATGCCCGGCGCGACCTGCGTGCCTTCACGGACGCCACACTCTGCGACGCGATCGAGGCGATCGCGCACGCCGACCACGCGGTGAAGGGCGCCGAGCGCGATCCGCAGTACGCGGTCGAGCGCCTGGTGCGCCAGATCGCCGACCGCAGCGTCGCCTGA
- the rpsT gene encoding 30S ribosomal protein S20, whose translation MANIKSQIKRILTNQKATDRNRALKSELRTVVREAKKAIAAGDKDAAQEKVTAATRKLDKAVSKGVIHKNQAANRKSAIAKQFAAL comes from the coding sequence ATGGCGAACATCAAGTCGCAGATCAAGCGCATTCTGACGAACCAGAAGGCGACCGACCGCAACCGCGCGCTCAAGAGCGAGCTCCGCACCGTCGTGCGCGAGGCCAAGAAGGCCATCGCCGCTGGCGACAAGGACGCCGCGCAGGAGAAGGTCACCGCTGCCACGCGCAAGCTCGACAAGGCCGTGTCGAAGGGTGTCATTCACAAGAACCAGGCCGCGAACCGCAAGTCGGCCATCGCGAAGCAGTTCGCCGCGCTCTAA
- a CDS encoding SRPBCC domain-containing protein, producing the protein MPEFENPPATVDVPASRVTRIVAVDAPVAAVWRCLVEPDLLAQWLGDIAAFPDGVVEGATGRFAWTGEVVLAARIREVVTEERFAFEWAEGILSGRASAVQITLSPADQGTQLHLVESGFPLEGDDATRREALRALAAGWTVELDELVELAESLPA; encoded by the coding sequence GTGCCGGAGTTCGAGAATCCGCCAGCGACCGTCGACGTGCCTGCGTCGCGCGTGACGCGCATCGTCGCCGTCGACGCGCCCGTCGCCGCGGTCTGGCGGTGCCTGGTGGAGCCCGATCTGCTCGCGCAGTGGCTCGGCGACATCGCCGCCTTCCCCGATGGCGTCGTCGAGGGTGCGACGGGGCGCTTCGCGTGGACCGGCGAGGTCGTGCTGGCCGCGCGCATCCGCGAGGTCGTGACCGAGGAGCGCTTCGCGTTCGAGTGGGCGGAGGGGATCCTCTCCGGTCGGGCCTCAGCGGTGCAGATCACGCTCTCCCCCGCCGATCAGGGCACGCAGCTGCACCTGGTCGAATCGGGGTTCCCGCTCGAGGGCGACGACGCGACCCGCCGTGAGGCGCTGCGGGCGCTCGCCGCCGGCTGGACGGTCGAGCTCGACGAGCTGGTCGAGCTCGCGGAGTCGCTCCCCGCCTGA
- a CDS encoding DedA family protein, translated as MDDVIGSFLDAVGSVDPLLRTLIAGAAMLLETSVLLGLVVPGDTIVIVAALAVEVWPWWLGLIGAVVLGSLAGESIGFAIGHWLGPKIDAWLARRWPRASLRWRRTERYLARRGGPAIFLSRFLPVAHSLVPLIVGASAMRYRRFLAWTIPACVLWATAYASAGWLAGGTYRELADRLHGAGYVLVAVIGAFILLVWIVKRALGRFEARHLDDEVRERD; from the coding sequence ATCGACGACGTCATCGGCAGCTTCCTCGACGCGGTCGGCTCGGTCGATCCGCTGCTGCGCACGCTGATCGCCGGTGCCGCGATGCTGCTGGAGACCAGCGTGCTGCTCGGTCTTGTCGTGCCGGGCGACACCATCGTGATCGTCGCAGCGCTCGCGGTCGAGGTGTGGCCGTGGTGGCTGGGCCTCATCGGTGCGGTGGTGCTCGGCTCGCTCGCCGGGGAGTCGATCGGCTTCGCGATCGGGCACTGGCTGGGGCCGAAGATCGACGCCTGGCTCGCGCGCCGCTGGCCACGAGCGTCGCTGCGCTGGCGGCGCACGGAGCGCTACCTCGCTCGGCGCGGCGGCCCGGCGATCTTCCTGTCGCGCTTCCTGCCGGTCGCCCACTCGCTCGTGCCGCTCATCGTCGGAGCGTCAGCGATGCGGTACCGGAGGTTCCTGGCCTGGACGATCCCGGCGTGCGTGCTCTGGGCGACCGCCTACGCGAGCGCCGGATGGCTCGCCGGCGGCACGTACCGCGAGCTCGCGGATCGGCTGCATGGCGCGGGCTATGTGCTCGTCGCCGTGATCGGCGCCTTCATCCTGCTCGTCTGGATCGTGAAGCGCGCGCTCGGCCGCTTCGAGGCTCGGCATCTGGATGACGAGGTGCGGGAGCGCGACTGA
- a CDS encoding ComEA family DNA-binding protein, whose amino-acid sequence MSGTDARWRLGAGAAVLLVLGAVAGGVAQRMVVDAQPAAVLPSPVATVAGELVVDVQGAVREPGVYRLPQGARVLDAIARADGTADDAAPGALNLARVLVDGEQLIVPTVEEQAAAAEAGPSGGGAGPGGLVSLNRADQTTLETLPRVGPTLALAIIAHREAHGPFTDIAQLDDVSGIGPALLSSLTPLVTL is encoded by the coding sequence ATGTCCGGAACGGATGCGCGCTGGCGGCTGGGCGCGGGCGCCGCGGTGCTGCTCGTGCTCGGCGCCGTCGCGGGCGGCGTCGCGCAGCGAATGGTGGTCGACGCGCAGCCGGCCGCCGTGCTGCCGTCGCCGGTCGCGACCGTCGCCGGCGAGCTCGTCGTCGACGTGCAGGGCGCCGTGCGCGAACCGGGGGTCTATCGGCTGCCGCAGGGCGCCCGCGTGCTCGATGCGATCGCGCGCGCGGACGGCACCGCAGACGATGCCGCGCCAGGCGCCCTGAACCTCGCCCGCGTGCTCGTCGACGGCGAGCAGCTCATCGTGCCGACGGTCGAGGAGCAGGCCGCTGCCGCCGAGGCGGGTCCCTCCGGGGGCGGCGCGGGCCCTGGCGGGCTCGTATCGCTCAACCGGGCCGACCAGACCACGCTCGAGACGCTGCCCCGCGTCGGCCCGACGCTGGCGCTCGCCATCATCGCCCACCGCGAGGCGCACGGCCCCTTCACCGACATCGCGCAGCTCGACGACGTCTCGGGCATCGGCCCCGCGCTGCTGTCGTCGCTGACGCCGCTCGTGACGCTCTGA
- a CDS encoding TetR/AcrR family transcriptional regulator — protein sequence MSDHNTPPPSLTVRHEPVQARAAHRVEALLDAAAAVVVEHGIEHLTTALVAERAGASIGTVYRYFPDRVAVLVALAERNLERLRFSIGRVLAAGHPTWEETLQQLIDAMIETFREVPSFRMLRAGEGLDLGPQHRDAVVPIFVDDLLAYVHERWGVDTGEEQREQLELAIGGLDAMVTYAFLHDPDGDPRYLAMGVRCIHDQLSGFFDS from the coding sequence ATGAGCGATCACAACACGCCGCCGCCGTCGCTCACCGTGCGACACGAACCGGTGCAGGCCCGAGCCGCGCACCGAGTCGAGGCGCTCCTGGACGCAGCCGCGGCGGTTGTGGTCGAGCACGGCATCGAGCATCTGACCACGGCGCTCGTCGCGGAGCGCGCAGGCGCTTCGATCGGCACCGTCTACCGCTATTTCCCGGATCGGGTCGCAGTGCTCGTCGCGCTCGCGGAGCGCAACCTCGAGCGCCTGCGCTTCTCGATCGGGCGCGTGCTCGCCGCCGGGCACCCGACGTGGGAGGAGACGCTGCAGCAGCTCATCGACGCCATGATCGAGACGTTCCGCGAGGTCCCGTCGTTCCGCATGCTGCGCGCGGGCGAAGGCCTCGACCTCGGGCCGCAGCACCGCGATGCCGTCGTGCCGATCTTCGTCGACGACCTGCTCGCGTACGTGCACGAGCGCTGGGGCGTCGACACGGGAGAGGAGCAGCGCGAGCAGCTCGAGCTGGCGATCGGTGGACTCGACGCCATGGTGACCTACGCCTTCCTGCATGATCCCGACGGCGACCCGCGCTACCTGGCCATGGGCGTCCGGTGCATCCACGACCAGCTCAGCGGCTTCTTCGACAGCTGA
- a CDS encoding aminotransferase class IV, producing MSGIEGVRAWTHSTFLPVEAQVTTTLAADSWLVVDGRVLAFERHRRRFADAVAEAGGDPHEALAASAAATQLVPPAGRWSPRLDLTPEGIRLRLRPAPEPSRSVTVTTAQQDPRSLPLRKGPDLAALGRLQAAESERVGASIEPIITVDGLVAESAWSAVLWWRGDALCVPDARIPRLPSVTAAVLRELARRDAIELQEESATPADLDGCEIWLANALRGIRAVSDWVDGPRVAPATRAADWQRRLEGERNAASVIPR from the coding sequence ATGAGCGGGATCGAGGGCGTGCGCGCCTGGACGCACTCGACCTTCCTCCCCGTCGAAGCGCAGGTCACGACGACCCTCGCCGCCGATTCCTGGCTCGTCGTCGACGGCCGCGTGCTCGCCTTCGAGCGCCATCGGCGACGGTTCGCGGATGCGGTGGCCGAGGCCGGTGGCGACCCGCACGAGGCGCTGGCGGCCAGTGCTGCGGCGACGCAGCTCGTGCCGCCCGCGGGCCGCTGGTCGCCGCGGCTCGATCTGACGCCCGAGGGCATCCGACTGCGGCTCCGGCCCGCCCCGGAGCCGTCGCGCAGCGTCACCGTGACGACCGCGCAGCAGGACCCGCGCTCGCTGCCGCTGCGCAAGGGACCGGACCTCGCGGCGCTGGGTCGGCTGCAGGCGGCGGAGTCGGAGCGCGTCGGTGCCAGCATCGAGCCGATCATCACGGTCGACGGCCTCGTCGCCGAGAGCGCGTGGTCTGCAGTGCTGTGGTGGCGAGGCGACGCGCTGTGCGTGCCGGATGCGCGGATCCCGCGCCTCCCCTCGGTGACGGCCGCGGTGCTGCGCGAGCTCGCACGCCGCGACGCCATCGAGCTGCAGGAGGAGTCCGCGACACCGGCAGACCTCGACGGCTGCGAGATCTGGCTCGCGAACGCCCTGCGGGGCATCCGAGCGGTGTCCGACTGGGTGGATGGGCCGCGCGTCGCGCCAGCGACTCGCGCGGCGGACTGGCAGCGCCGGCTCGAAGGCGAGCGCAATGCGGCGAGCGTGATCCCGCGGTGA
- the leuS gene encoding leucine--tRNA ligase, whose product MTDETYDFARIEQRWLPQWEALRPFATDDETDTRPRKYVLDMFPYPSGDLHMGHAESYAYGDVLARYWRQQGFNVLHPIGWDSFGLPAENAAIKRGEDPKQWTESNIEQHKRSMRKYATAFDWDRILHTSDPQYYKWNQWLFLELYKAGLAYRKPSNVNWCPQDQTVLANEQVVDGRCERCGTPVVKKKLTQWYFKITDYADRLLDDLNQLEGRWPSKVLRMQRNWIGRSEGAEVEFEIEGHPGRVPVFTTRPDTLYGATFMVVAPDSDLAAELAAGADAEVRMRFQAYLDDVGRMTEIDRQSTERVKTGVDLGRVAIHPLTGERMPVWAADYVLADYGHGAVMAVPAHDQRDLDFARAFDLPVRVVVDTNAPVTGVMPVVPLDEDGNAVWPDEVPALDPKSTGEALTGDGRLINSGELDGLSKTHAIGRMVQLLDAKGVGRSAKSYRLRDWLVSRQRYWGTPIPIIHTADGQEVPVPLEQLPVTLPDSAGLDLTPKGTSPLGAAEEWMAVESPIDGSPAQRDPDTMDTFVDSSWYYLRFLSPKDDTQAFDRAQVERWAPVDRYVGGVEHAILHLLYARFITKVLFDLGHVPFTEPFESLLNQGMVILDGSKMSKSKGNLVTLSEELERFGVDAVRLTMSFAGPPEDDIDWKDVSPTGAQKFLARAWRLSKEALAKPGTDPKPGDRALRRETHKFLADAPGLIEGLKFNVVVARLMELTNVTRKAVDAGPGAGDPAVREAVETIALGLSLFSPYTAEDMWANLGHQPSIANAGWRKADLSLTKEESVTAVVQVNGKVRDRIDVAAGITDAELEQLARDLPGVQRAIGDAEIRKAIVRAPRLVNFVIQP is encoded by the coding sequence GTGACTGACGAGACATACGACTTCGCCCGCATCGAGCAGCGTTGGCTGCCCCAGTGGGAAGCCCTGCGACCGTTCGCGACGGACGACGAGACGGACACGCGCCCGCGCAAGTACGTGCTCGACATGTTCCCGTACCCGTCGGGCGACCTGCACATGGGCCACGCAGAGTCGTACGCCTACGGCGATGTGCTCGCGCGCTACTGGCGCCAGCAGGGCTTCAACGTGCTGCACCCGATCGGCTGGGACTCCTTCGGTCTGCCGGCGGAGAACGCGGCCATCAAGCGCGGCGAGGATCCGAAGCAGTGGACCGAGTCGAACATCGAGCAGCACAAGCGCTCGATGCGCAAGTACGCCACGGCGTTCGATTGGGACCGCATCCTGCACACGAGCGATCCGCAGTACTACAAGTGGAACCAGTGGCTGTTCCTGGAGCTCTACAAGGCCGGCCTCGCCTACCGCAAGCCGTCGAACGTCAACTGGTGCCCCCAGGATCAGACGGTGCTCGCCAACGAGCAGGTCGTCGACGGTCGCTGCGAGCGCTGCGGCACCCCGGTGGTCAAGAAGAAGCTCACGCAGTGGTACTTCAAGATCACCGACTACGCCGATCGGCTGCTCGACGACCTGAACCAGCTCGAGGGCCGCTGGCCGTCGAAGGTGCTGCGCATGCAGCGCAACTGGATCGGCCGCTCCGAGGGCGCGGAGGTCGAGTTCGAGATCGAGGGCCACCCGGGCCGCGTGCCTGTCTTCACCACCCGACCCGACACGCTCTACGGGGCGACATTCATGGTGGTCGCGCCGGATTCCGACCTGGCGGCCGAGCTGGCTGCCGGTGCTGACGCGGAGGTTCGGATGCGCTTCCAGGCGTACCTCGACGACGTCGGGCGCATGACCGAGATCGACCGCCAGAGCACCGAGCGCGTCAAGACCGGCGTCGACCTGGGCCGCGTCGCGATCCACCCGCTGACGGGCGAGCGGATGCCCGTGTGGGCCGCCGACTACGTGCTCGCCGACTACGGCCACGGCGCCGTGATGGCCGTTCCCGCCCACGACCAGCGCGACCTCGACTTCGCGCGCGCCTTCGACCTGCCGGTCAGGGTCGTGGTCGACACGAACGCACCCGTCACCGGCGTGATGCCGGTCGTGCCGCTCGATGAGGACGGCAACGCCGTGTGGCCCGACGAGGTTCCCGCGCTCGACCCGAAGTCGACGGGCGAGGCGCTCACGGGCGACGGCCGCCTGATCAACTCGGGCGAGCTGGACGGGCTGTCGAAGACGCACGCGATCGGCCGCATGGTGCAGCTGCTGGATGCCAAGGGCGTCGGCCGCTCGGCGAAGTCCTACCGGCTGCGCGACTGGCTCGTCAGCCGGCAGCGCTACTGGGGCACCCCCATCCCCATCATCCACACCGCGGACGGACAGGAGGTGCCGGTGCCGCTCGAGCAGCTGCCGGTCACGCTGCCCGACTCGGCGGGCCTCGACCTGACGCCGAAGGGCACGAGCCCGCTCGGCGCGGCGGAGGAGTGGATGGCCGTGGAGTCGCCCATCGACGGCAGCCCCGCGCAGCGTGACCCCGACACGATGGATACGTTCGTCGACTCGTCCTGGTACTACCTGCGCTTCCTGAGCCCGAAGGACGACACCCAGGCCTTCGACCGCGCGCAGGTTGAGCGCTGGGCACCGGTGGACCGCTATGTCGGCGGCGTCGAGCACGCGATCCTGCACCTGCTCTATGCGCGCTTCATCACGAAGGTGCTCTTCGACCTCGGCCACGTGCCGTTCACGGAGCCCTTCGAGTCGCTGCTCAACCAGGGCATGGTCATCCTCGACGGCTCCAAGATGTCGAAGTCGAAGGGCAACCTCGTCACGCTGTCGGAGGAGCTGGAGCGCTTCGGCGTCGATGCCGTGCGCCTGACGATGTCGTTCGCCGGCCCGCCCGAGGACGACATCGACTGGAAGGACGTCAGCCCCACCGGCGCGCAGAAGTTCCTCGCGCGGGCCTGGCGCCTGTCGAAGGAGGCGCTCGCCAAGCCCGGCACCGACCCGAAGCCGGGCGACCGCGCGCTGCGGCGCGAGACGCACAAGTTCCTGGCGGATGCGCCGGGCCTGATCGAGGGCCTGAAGTTCAACGTGGTCGTCGCCCGGCTGATGGAGCTCACGAACGTCACGCGCAAGGCCGTCGACGCCGGTCCCGGCGCGGGCGACCCCGCGGTGCGCGAGGCGGTCGAGACCATTGCGCTGGGCCTGTCGCTCTTCTCCCCGTACACGGCGGAGGACATGTGGGCGAACCTCGGCCACCAGCCGTCGATCGCGAACGCGGGCTGGCGCAAGGCCGATCTGTCGCTCACCAAGGAGGAGAGCGTCACGGCCGTCGTGCAGGTCAACGGCAAGGTGCGCGACCGCATCGACGTGGCGGCCGGCATCACCGACGCCGAGCTGGAGCAGCTCGCTCGCGACCTGCCGGGCGTGCAGCGGGCCATCGGTGACGCCGAGATCCGCAAGGCGATCGTGCGAGCCCCGCGCCTCGTGAACTTCGTCATCCAACCGTAG
- a CDS encoding anthranilate synthase component I family protein: MPATHAPLLPHLGARWAQPVTVSPEAAFAALEALGGDVVWLDSSSQGTHVVGIGAHVLLSRDGRAELDGAPIAGDAVAALESARSALPGAWVGWFGYEAGVRMLGITPVADAPGPARFPEAAWLLLDRWVVVADGEAQLQSRDGHPWSLEPAPVRLPSMAGIDAGALRWRDDDAAYAEKVERCRGHIHEGDSYVLCLTTAIDAPHIDPIASHARLRSASPVHHGGLLRIAGVTVSSASPETFLRVEGGVAVTRPIKGTRRRGADDDAALALELFESEKERAENVMIVDLCRNDLQRVCAPGTVEVTRLLEVETYPTVHQLVSTVQGRLLPGSGPLDAVRALFPAGSMTGAPKRRTVELLQALEGAPRGIYSGCFGLVAGETCHLAMVIRSVVADEHGTLIGVGGGVTALSEPAFEVEELHVKAAALLAALVPR; the protein is encoded by the coding sequence ATGCCTGCGACCCATGCGCCGCTCCTGCCGCACCTCGGTGCGCGCTGGGCGCAGCCGGTCACCGTCTCGCCCGAGGCTGCCTTCGCCGCCCTCGAGGCCCTGGGCGGCGATGTCGTGTGGCTGGATTCCTCATCGCAGGGTACGCACGTGGTGGGCATCGGTGCGCACGTGCTGCTCAGTCGCGACGGCCGTGCCGAGCTGGACGGTGCGCCGATCGCGGGCGATGCGGTAGCTGCGCTCGAGTCGGCCCGGTCTGCGCTCCCGGGTGCCTGGGTGGGCTGGTTCGGGTACGAGGCCGGGGTGCGGATGCTCGGGATCACGCCCGTGGCCGACGCCCCGGGGCCTGCACGGTTCCCCGAAGCCGCGTGGCTGCTGCTCGATCGCTGGGTCGTGGTGGCCGACGGCGAGGCGCAGCTGCAGTCGCGCGACGGCCATCCGTGGTCGCTCGAGCCGGCGCCGGTGCGGCTGCCGTCGATGGCCGGCATCGATGCGGGGGCGCTGCGCTGGCGCGACGACGACGCCGCCTACGCCGAGAAGGTCGAGCGCTGCCGTGGGCACATCCACGAGGGCGACTCCTACGTGCTGTGCCTGACGACCGCGATCGACGCACCGCACATCGACCCGATCGCCAGCCACGCGCGACTGCGCTCGGCGAGCCCCGTCCACCACGGTGGGCTGCTGCGCATCGCGGGCGTCACGGTCTCGAGCGCGAGCCCGGAGACGTTCCTGCGCGTGGAGGGCGGCGTGGCCGTGACACGCCCGATCAAGGGCACCAGGCGGCGCGGCGCCGACGACGACGCGGCGCTCGCGCTCGAGCTGTTCGAGAGCGAGAAGGAGCGCGCCGAGAACGTCATGATCGTCGACCTGTGCCGCAACGATCTGCAGCGGGTGTGCGCGCCCGGCACGGTCGAGGTGACGAGGCTGCTGGAGGTCGAGACCTACCCGACGGTGCATCAGCTCGTGTCGACGGTGCAGGGCAGGCTGCTGCCGGGATCGGGGCCCCTGGACGCGGTGCGCGCGCTGTTCCCGGCCGGCTCGATGACCGGCGCGCCGAAGCGGCGCACGGTCGAGCTGCTGCAGGCGCTCGAGGGGGCGCCCCGGGGCATCTACTCGGGATGCTTCGGACTCGTCGCGGGGGAGACCTGTCACCTGGCGATGGTGATCCGCAGCGTGGTCGCCGACGAGCACGGCACGCTCATCGGCGTCGGTGGCGGCGTGACGGCGCTCTCGGAGCCCGCCTTCGAGGTCGAGGAGCTGCACGTGAAGGCGGCTGCGCTGCTCGCCGCCCTCGTCCCCCGCTGA